A single Drosophila ananassae strain 14024-0371.13 chromosome 3L, ASM1763931v2, whole genome shotgun sequence DNA region contains:
- the LOC6495422 gene encoding zinc finger CCCH domain-containing protein 15 homolog: MPPKKAPAPSKKTEQKKKEKVIEDKTFGLKNKKGNKQQKFIQQVQKQVQAGGHHPRQDGDKKKEEKEKKLADQREMAMIFKPVQTQKVEKGTDPKSVVCAFFKQGICTKGDKCKFSHDLSQENKVEKRSIYVDMRDSEDDPMTNWDDAKLKEVVDKKHSGEKRRPTTDIICKYFLEAVEKSKYGWFWECPNGEKCIYRHALPPGYVLKRDKKKEDKPTEISLVDLIEKERAALGPNQTRVTLESFLAWKKRKLAEKKAKLAAEEERKKSDFSKGKQFGISGREMFSFNPDLVDDGPMEEGDAAFDVYKREDDDDDNAFEFKELDLAALSLAAQEVDGSGTVASETRLLDQATEAAKTAAAEEAAAPEDDGPSSSAPANDAAPINKDLFVDLADELDDLDLEDEDDD, encoded by the exons ATGCCACCGAAAAAGGCGCCGGCTCCCAGCAAGAAGACGGAGCAAAAGAAGAAGGAGAAGGTTATTGAG GACAAGACATTCGGGTTGAAGAACAAGAAGGGCAACAAGCAACAGAAGTTCATCCAGCAGGTGCAGAAGCAAGTGCAGGCCGGCGGCCACCATCCCAGGCAGGATGGCGACAAGAAGAAGGAGGAGAAAGAGAAGAAGCTGGCTGATCAGCGCGAGATGGCCATGATCTTCAAGCCGGTCCAGACGCAGAAGGTGGAGAAGGGCACCGATCCCAAGTCGGTGGTCTGCGCCTTCTTCAAGCAAGGCATCTGTACCAAGGGTGACAAGTGCAAGTTCTCGCACGACCTCTCCCAGGAGAACAAGGTCGAGAAGCGTTCCATCTATGTGGATATGCGTGACAGCGAGGACGACCCGATGACCAACTGGGACGACGCCAAGCTCAAGGAGGTGGTGGACAAGAAGCACTCCGGCGAGAAGCGACGCCCAACCACTGATATT ATCTGCAAGTACTTCCTGGAGGCCGTCGAAAAGTCCAAGTACGGCTGGTTCTGGGAGTGCCCCAACGGCGAAAAGTGCATCTACCGGCACGCTCTGCCACCTGGTTACGTTCTGAAACGCGACAAGAAGAAGGAGGATAAGCCCACGGAAATTTCCCTGGTCGATCTCATCGAGAAGGAACGTGCTGCTCTCGGGCCCAACCAGACCCGTGTTACTCTCGAGTCGTTCTTGGCCTGGAAGAAGCGCAAGCTTGCCGAGAAGAAGGCCAAGTTGGCCGCCGAGGAGGAACGCAAGAAGAGCGACTTCAGCAAGGGCAAACAGTTCGGTATCTCGGGTCGTGAGATGTTCAGCTTCAATCCCGACCTGGTCGACGACGGACCCATGGAAGAGGGTGACGCTGCCTTCGATGTCTACAAGCGGGAAGATGATGACGACGACAATGCGTTTGAATTTAAGGAGCTGGATCTTGCTGCCCTGTCGCTGGCCGCCCAGGAGGTGGATGGATCTGGAACCGTCGCCTCCGAGACTCGGTTACTGGACCAAGCCACGGAAGCAGCCAAAACCGCCGCAGCAGAAGAAGCTGCGGCCCCCGAGGACGACGGCCCCTCGTCGTCTGCACCTGCCAACGATGCCGCCCCCATCAACAAGGATCTGTTCGTCGATTTGGCCGACGAACTGGATGACTTGGACCTggaggacgaggacgatgaCTAG
- the LOC6495222 gene encoding nucleoporin Gle1 gives MSVEDVIREIDRLNLETVLQHAALASLTCTGRTLGSDKNPFRIPVDENDLVLPDESPTKAENLFPVTIDLEPSLSCFPDADAINASIVKRELAEQCKKSVRMQLNQLQERQQSFRSKLDKQQKEQENLETVNHKALRKEQEILICQKADQLANAHLDAQQREQQALRRQTDQKLHKLALEGVARCQRRFGKKFEGITKLLLSLDKDTVQVCSSHNRQLKDLAQQFEQLVSNVKAGKCEQTQYLRSIIKAEQCCKSLDALEMDMIKQLAEFSELIQQQLKVEEAKKHEEEQRKKLEEKKRLQKEKEESEARQTQQQQQQAEEAAKAAAAAQAAAANTGATEVQPTAAKPAVVPPTADLSTSYVHPDRLKFYNEILALYQAKVDAVKPLQTEESLKQYRTGCQRAINLPLNAISAVSPQHLSNNFDKLYSFFAGQPVKLLNGASMTINDHPLARDYCLLLMAKKFVSQTETAISSNPQAAFPFASVIVTFWKLLPDFGKIFLAYLYKESPFLVPYVIPQQQGQSPEQYLKTIGYRLTDNELEKPDMYLKRQTGIARLYSAVIITPGRKADGPEHCYGLEEGWRWLAHMVHVKPLPDVSATLIMEVLQTLGFEMLRTYGKQFVKLLCYIQNTYMPQLSAHDEGGPKTRLEMILAKFLRERQIPQAVGLLPPGFW, from the exons atg AGCGTGGAGGATGTGATTCGGGAgatcgaccgcctcaacctggAGACGGTCCTGCAACATGCCGCACTAGCGAGTCTCACATGCACGGGTCGCACTCTGGGTTCCGACAAAAATCCATTTCGAATTCCTGTTGACGAGAATGACCTCGTACTTCCAGATGAATCTCCAACGAAAGCGGAAAATCTCTTCCCCGTTACTATTGACTTAGAACCCAGTTTAAGCTGCTTCCCGGACGCGGATGCCATCAACGCAAGCATCGTAAAGAGGGAACTGGCGGAGCAGTGTAAAAAGAGCGTTCGAATGCAGTTGAATCAACTCCAGGAAAGGCAGCAGTCCTTCCGTTCGAAACTGGACAAGCAGCAGAAGGAGCAAGAGAACCTCGAAACCGTCAATCACAAGGCGCTGCGAAAGGAGCAAGAAATCCTTATTTGCCAAAAGGCCGACCAACTGGCCAATGCCCATTTGGATGCCCAGCAGCGGGAGCAGCAGGCACTGCGCCGTCAAACGGATCAGAAACTGCACAAGCTGGCCCTGGAGGGCGTGGCCCGCTGTCAGAGGCGTTTCGGTAAGAAGTTCGAGGGTATCACAAAGCTGCTACTCTCCCTGGACAAGGACACGGTTCAGGTCTGCTCTTCGCACAACCGACAGCTCAAGGATCTCGCCCAGCAGTTCGAGCAGCTCGTGAGCAACGTGAAAGCAGGAAAGTGTGAGCAGACGCAGTATTTGCGGTCCATCATTAAGGCAGAACAATGCTGCAAGAGCTTGGATGCTCTGGAAATGGACATGATCAAGCAGTTGGCGGAGTTCTCGGAGCTAATCCAGCAGCAGCTGAAGGTGGAGGAGGCCAAAAAGCACGAGGAGGAACAAAGAAAGAAGCTCGAGGAGAAAAAGCGCCTCCAGAAAGAAAAGGAAGAGTCCGAGGCGCGTCAGactcaacagcagcagcagcaggcagaGGAGGCAGCCAAAGCTGCTGCGGCGGCCCAAGCAGCGGCAGCCAACACAGGAGCCACAGAGGTCCAACCAACGGCAGCAAAACCCGCAGTTGTTCCTCCCACTGCCGACCTATCTACCTCCTACGTCCACCCAGATCGATTGAAGTTTTACAACGAAATCCTGGCCTTGTACCAGGCCAAAGTGGATGCAGTGAAGCCACTACAAACAGAGGAATCACTAAAGCAGTACCGCACCGGGTGCCAGCGGGCCATAAATCTGCCCCTGAACGCCATTTCGGCGGTGAGTCCCCAGCACTTGAGCAACAACTTTGACAAACTCTACAGCTTCTTCGCCGGGCAGCCGGTGAAGCTGCTGAATGGAGCTTCAATGACCATCAACGATCATCCACTGGCCCGCGACTACTGCCTGCTCCTGATGGCCAAGAAGTTTGTCAGCCAAACGGAGACTGCCATCTCCAGCAACCCGCAGGCCGCCTTCCCCTTCGCCTCCGTCATTGTCACGTTTTGGAAACTGCTACCCGACTTTGGAAAGATTTTCCTGGCCTACCTATACAAGGAGTCGCCGTTCCTAGTGCCCTACGTGATTCCCCAGCAGCAGGGACAGTCCCCTGAGCAATACCTAAAGACTATTGGTTACCGCCTGACTGACAACGAGCTGGAAAAGCCGGATATGTATCTGAAAAGACAGACGGGAATAGCTCGACTGTATTCGGCTGTCATCATCACACCGGGACGAAAGGCTGATGGGCCGGAGCACTGTTACGGTCTTGAGGAGGGATGGCGTTGGCTGGCGCATATGGTGCATGTTAAGCCGTTGCCCGATGTCAGTGCCACCCTTATAATGGAGGTTCTACAGACCCTCGGATTCGAAATGCTGCGCACCTACGGCAAGCAGTTTGTGAAACTTTTGTGTTACATCCAGAACACGTACATGCCGCAGTTGTCGGCACACGACGAAGGCGGCCCGAAGACCCGACTGGAAATGATACTGGCCAAGTTCCTGCGAGAACGCCAGATACCCCAAGCCGTTGGCCTACTTCCCCCCGGCTTCTGGTAG
- the LOC6495221 gene encoding vacuolar protein-sorting-associated protein 25, whose product MTDFQWPWEYSFPPFFTLQPHEETRQQQLKVWTDLFLKYLKHTNKFAVSIGDQNSPLFHNESLKRRLSPELIVAILGELERSGHASPLDKRRQEWQVYWYTLEEYGNLVYDWIQETGQTNSICTLYEIAAGENTTHLDFHGVDEAVLLNALRLLEEKGKCELIEMDGSHGVKFF is encoded by the exons ATGACTGATTTCCAATGGCCCTGGGAGTACTCCTTCCCACCTTTCTTCAC TTTACAGCCCCATGAAGAAACCAGGCAACAACAACTGAAGGTCTGGACGGAtctgtttttgaaatacctcAAGCATACGAATAAGTTTGCCGTTAGCATCGGAGACCAGAACTCTCCGTTGTTCCACAACGAATCTCTCAAGCGCCGCCTTTCCCCAGAGCTCATCGTGGCGATCCTGGGGGAGCTGGAGCGAAGTGGTCACGCCAGTCCCCTGGACAAGCGCCGGCAGGAGTGGCAGGTATACTGGTACACCCTGGAGGAGTATGGAAACCTGGTCTACGATTGGATACAGGAAACTGGCCAAACGAACAGTATATGTACGCTCTACGAGATTGCGGCCGGGGAGAACACCACACACCTCGACTTCCACGGTGTGGATGAAGCGGTGCTACTGAATGCCCTGAGATTGCTCGAAGAGAAGGGAAAGTGTGAGCTGATCGAGATGGATGGCAGTCATGGTGTCAAGTTCTTCTAA